AGGTCGGGCGCCTTGACGTGAGGGTAGAGGACGACGACGCCGTCGGGGCGTCGGGCCTGATCGACGGCTAGGTGGATGCGATCAGCGGGACCGCCACTGAACAAGACTTGACCTGTTGTTCGTCGCCAGTGCTTCCCGTTCCCCATGCTCGGACTCTACGAGGCCAATCCGCGGGTCCGGGATGATATGGCCATCCGGGCCGACGTCCGCCGGGCACGCGCAGCCGCTCGGGAGACTCCGCCGCCCGGCGGGCAGCAGACGGGTCGACGACAGCCTGCGCGAGCGCCATTGTGGCGTGCCTTCGCCCTGGCCCCACACCGCTGCGAGACGTTCAAGCTGTCCACGGATCCGCTGTTCATCGACAAGGTACGCGACGTCGTCGGCCTCTACCTCGACCCGCCGGAGAAGGCGCTGGTGCTGTGTGTGGACGAGAAGTCGCAGATCCAGGCCCTGGACCGTTCGCAGCCGGTGTTGCCGATGATGCCCGGAGTCCCCGAACGCCGCAGCCATGACTACATCCGCGCCGGCACCACCACCCTCTTCGCGGCCCTGGAAGTGGCCAGCGGCAGGGTGATCGGCTCGATCCATCGCAGGCACAGGGCCGCCGAGTTCAAGAAGTTCCTGACCAAGGTCGACAAGGAGGTCCCCGCAGACCTCGACGTACATCTGATCCTGGACAACTACGCCACCCACAAGACACCCGCCATCAAGAGGTGGCTGCTGGCACATCCCCGCTTCCACCTGCACTTCACGCCCACCGGCTCATCCTGGCTGAACCTGGTGGAACGATGGTTCGGCGAGCTGACTGCAAAGAAGCTCCGCCGCGGTGTCCACCGTTCTGTCCAGGCCCTCGAACGAGACATCCGAGCCTGGCTCGCCGACTGGAACGAACACCCCAGAACCTTCATCTGGACCAAGACCGCCGACGAGATCCTCGGCAAAGTCGCCGCCTACTATGCCTCTTTGGAGACCACCGCGCGGCAGTTGGTGCGGGTCGCCGGGTCGCGCTGGGCGATGGAGGAATGCTTCCGGTCCGCGAAGAACGAGTGCGGCCTGGACCAGTACCCAGTTCGAAGTCCGTCGTTATGTGGGCTGGTACCGGCACATCACCCTCGCCATGCTCGCGCACGCCTTCCTGGCGGCCACCACACACCAGGTCAGGGAAAAAGGGGCGGAACCGGCGGGACGGCCAGGGTCATCGAGCTCACAGTGGCGGAGGTTCGGCGACTCCTGGCAGCTTGTCGGCCCCGGCCCCCGCACCTGCGCGGGCACCGGGGCCGATGCCACGCAATGAACTGGCCGAACTGGCGTCGGCGACGCCAAGCAGTCGCCCGGCGCTGCCATTACCAGCGGCGACGGCACACGTTCCGGGGGGCGGCCTCCGTGAGACCGCCCCTCACCACTCCATGACCCGCCACACTCCAGCCGCCCAGCGAAACCCGCAGGTCAGACAGCGAAACGCTGCTGGAGTACTAGGCGCGGAACATGCCTGCGCCGGTGGTCATTTCGGCGTTCAGGGCGGGACCGGCGTTCCACCTACTTCACAGACACACTCTCGCCGGATGCGATACCGGATTCGCCGAACGCGTCAACGGCGACCCAATACTCCGCGCCCGCGTTCAGTGACCGCAAGTCGAGTGCCGTTCGCTCGTACACCAGCCAGCTGTGATAAAGCTTTTCCGGGTGTCGGCCGTAGCGGATGTTATAGCCGATGGCTCCCGCGACAGCGTCCCACTCGATCCTGGCGGTGCGGTCATCCACACGGGAGGCCCGAGCGCGGACTGGGCACGGAGCGTCGCCGTCGCCCGCCCCGAAGACCCGCACACCGCTGATGGCGAAGACGCCATCGAACGGCAGTCGGCCGCTGGTCACCCGTACGAACCGTGTCTGCTGCGGCGCGTCGAGGACGATGAAGGCGTGCGGAGCATCGCCACCCGCGCTCCGGGAGTCCCGCACGAAGGTCCACTCCTGACCGTCCTTCGAGATCTCGACCACGATCTCCGCCGGCTGATGGCTTGGAAAGATGCCCCGCCAAGAATGACCCATGTCGGCTCCTTCGGACGCCTGGGGTGCGACGCCGCTCAACTCATGATCTGCCAGATTGATCTGCAAGGAGTGCACGGTCTTGCTCACGCCCAGGTCGACGGTCAGAGACTCGCCCGGTTCGCGGCTGGCGGCCGCCCACCAAGTGCGGACGTTTTCGTCAACGGCCGACGCCGGGTCGTGACCGGACGCCGAGGACGAAGCGACGACATCCGCCTTGTACGAGAGCAGCATCCAGGCGGGGGGCGTCCACGGATCGAACGGTCCGTCCGGGACCACCAACGGGAAGTCAGCAAAGTTCTGGTTGCAGAACAGCACACCGTCGTCGTCGAAGCCTGCGGGGAAAATGCCGATGCGTCGCTCGAACACGTCATTCACCGAGATGCGCATGGTCGCCGCATGCCACCAGTTTCCATGACGATCCTGGAAAGTGCTGCCGTGTCCTGCTCCGGTGATGAACCCTCCCGGTTTGGAGGAGAAAGGGCTGTCAAGCGAGTACTCAAAGGGCCCCAGGGGGGACGTGGCCGTGTAATACCCGTCGGCATAGGTGTTCAGCTGTGTGGCGGGCGCTGCGTACTGCAGATAATACGTCCCTTCATGCTCGGTCATCCACGGACCTTCGATGTACGGGTCAGTACCCTCGACCAGGGCGACGAGTTTCTCTCGCTCCGTCTGCGGCGGTACGACAACATGGTCCTCGCCGAGTTGCTCCCAGCCGTGAGCAGAGACATCGGACCTGATCAGAGGCGACGGGTCGCCGATCGGGCTGAAGGTGTCCGAGAGCCGGACTCCGTAGAGGGGCGTCTTGTTGTCACATCCCCAGTAGAGGTACACGGAGTTGTCGGTGTCCTGGAACAGGTTCGGATCCCAGAAGGGGAAGGCACCGGGCGTGACCTCGACGAAGTCATCAGACAAGGGATCGATGCTCCGGAAGAAAGGACAGTTGTCCTCCTTGCGGGACGCGCTGAGGTAGAGCGCTTCGTCGATCTCCCGGACATCCGGCGCGTAGTCAAGGGCCGGCAGCTTGGATGTCGCGCGGTACTCCCACCGCACGAGGTCCTCAGAGTGCCAGAACCCTGCGGACATCGACGCGAACATGTAGTAGCGGCCCCGGTACAACACGATGGACGGATCCGCTGCCTCCCGATGCACGCTTCGCCGCGGCTCACCGAGCTTCATGCCATTGACCGTGCCAGAGAAACGGATGTCCTGGTAACGGTAGGCAATATCGAGCGGATTACAGATCACGCGTTCAGTAGAGGTCATCGGGACATCGTCCTGTCGGTCGGTTTCTTCAACTTGGCTGCCGGGCTGATCAGTTGTGTCTGGAAAGAAGGGAAGCCCCTGGTAGGCGGGTTTTCGGCCACGAGTAACCCATTCGCCCGAAGCAGCACTTAAATGTCTACCCGTGGGAAAACGATCTGTCCAGATCGACCCTGCGGCAGGGGAATTGCGTGATCGCGAGCTGCCTGGTACTACAGTTTTCCTGGAGCCGCTGGGTCACCCTCGCCATGCTCGCTCATGCCTTCCTCGCCGTCGTCCGTGCAGACGACCGCAGGCATCCGGCGGACAGTTTCTGCCAGGCCCGTTCTGGGAGCTTCCTGGCCGGCGCGTCGGTGCGGAACCTTCCTGCGCCGGTGGCCACGTCAGCCGAGTAGAGTTGAGTGCCTGGTCCGCGGAGTTGAACACGGCCAGGCCAATTCCGTCGATGACGGTGTAGGTGAACAGCGCCGGGACGGACTGGAACACGGCGAGGATCAGCAGACCGCCGGCGACGACGATCGCGTCGCCCATGACCAGGATCTTCCGACGCCCCAGACGGTCGGATATGGGCCCCGGAAATCGACCCGAAGAGCAGGCCGAGCACGAGGTTGATCAGCGCGGTGATGCTGATGATGCCTCCGGCGTCGGCCTTCGGAAGGCCGATGAAGTCGGTCAGGATGTAGAGCTGGAAGGCCGAGACGGAGTACGCGGCGATGACGAACAGGAACTTCCCGGCACCGGCGAGGTAGAAGTCGCGTGCTCCCCTGGTGGGGAAGCTGAAACTTGCGAGCAGTGTTCGGGCGTCGAGCGGCGAGCGTTGTAGGTCGGTGCTGGGGCGGTCCGGTGCCAGCAGCGCCATCACTGTCCCGGAGATGAGCACGACCACGGCGAACATGAAGAAGCCGACCGAGGGTCTGGAGACGAAGGCCCCGGCGGTTGCGGTGCCGACCCCGGCGCCCGCCATCAGCGAGACGCCGTAAACGGCCGAGTACGAGCCCTGGTGAGCGGTAGGCACCCGATCGGGCACCACGGCGATGAGCCCGGCGGTGATCGCGTTGACGAAGAACTGGAAGAAGAGCCATCCGGCGATCAGTATGGGGATGTTCGCTGCGAACCCGCAGATCAGCAGCCCCACACTGCATCCGGCGGAGCCCAGCAGCATCGAGGGTGTCCGGCGTCCGAGACGGCCACGTGTCCGGTGTGAGAGGGCGCCGAAGACGAGGTTCATCGGCAGGGACAGGTATCTTCCAGGCCCTGGAGCGGGCGTTCGACTACTCCGCGGCCAAGGCCCCGGTCGTCATACTGACCGAGCATCAGACCTCGGCAGTCATCCGCCGGATCGGCGTCAAGCGGCTGACCGCCTGGCTGGAACGCCGCAAGGTCTGCGGCGCCGCCGACGTCGCGACCGGGGCCGTCGAGGCCGCCCGGACCGCCGCCCTGTCTCGGGAGGCCCGGGCCCAGAAGCTGGTACTCGACCCGGCCCACCTGCCCCTGGCGCTGGATGAACGGATCAAGGACAACGACCGAGAGATCCGCGACAGCCTCCGCACGGATGACCGAGCCGAGATCATCGAGTCGGTGCTCGGCATGGGCCCCATTCTGGGCGCCGAGTTCGTCACCATCGTCGGCGATCTGTCCGGCTACCGTGATGCCGGCTGCCTGGCCTCGCACGCGGTTTTGGCCCCCGTGCCCCGCGACTCCGGTCGCTCCACCGGCAACCATCACCGGCCTGAACGCTGTAACCACCGTCTGCGCCGGCTCTTCTACAGGTCCGCGCAGTACTACCTCAAGAAGCGAGCCGACGGGATGATCCGCACCCAGGCGATCCTCTCGCTCGCCCGTCGCCGCGCGAACGTGCTCTGGGCAATGCTGCGTGACAAGAGGCGGTTCACCTCCGCCCCGCCAGCCACGCAGGCGGGTTGACACGATCATTTGGATTCTCCTTGACTGCGCGTGCGTGATCGGGGAACCGACCGCCTCAATCCCTAAGTTAGGTTCGTATTTCGAGATTGTTTTGGACGCTAGCACACGGCTCAAGTCGTGTGGAAGCTCTCAGACCACGTCGTCAATCACCCCTGCGATGAAGGCCTCGATGCCTGTCGAGATGTCCACCGCACCTGGGTTGTACAGCCACTGGATCTGGAGTCCATCGATGACAGCGACGAGCAGGTTCGCGAGGACGTCCGGCTTCGTGTCCACCTTCAGGCGTCCGCGACCGCGCAACTCTGCAAAGATCCGGGTCAGGTGGAGGCGCAGGCTGTCGTAGCGGGCCCGGTACAACTCGTGCGCGGGATGCTCGCTGACCGTGGCCTCACTCGAGATGATGCTGTGCAGCTGAATCAGCCCTGGTCGGGTCTCATTGGCGTGCGCGACTCGCAGTTGAGTCTGCAGTACGTCCAGGTCGTCGGCTTCCCGGACGATCGCGGCCGTCTCCCGTTCGTGTGCGGCGAGCACCTCGACCAGCAGTTCCGCCTTGCTGTCGAAGTGGTGCAGCAGTCCGGTCTGGCTGATGCCGGCTCGCTCTGCGATCTCCTTCATGGTGGCGCCGTGGAATCCTCCGGCCCCGAACGCCTCGATGCAGGCGTCGAGGATCTTCTGCCGCACCTCGGCGGTCTTCGCGTAGGCCCCCCGGGGGCCGCGGGCCCCGATGCTCGCTGCCTTCGTCTGCTTTGTCACAGGTCGAGCATAGGGTCGATCCCAGCACCTGTCTCAATGTAGAATCACGCTTCTATTTTAGGCGTAGGCGAGGCTACGGTTGGCGCATCCATCCGGTACCGACGTCGCAACCCGCGTGTGCCCCCAGGCGTCGGCTCATACGCGTCCCATGGAGACCTTGTGACCACGATCCAGCCCGAACTCCTTTTGGGGGTCCGCCACGGCGAGCCAATGGGTGGAGGGCGACAACACCAGCAGCAACCGGGGGGCTGGCGAAGAACGCACGCTCGGCGCAGCCCGGCGGCGAGGCCGTCGCTCACGACCACCGTTACGACGAGGGCGCGCCGCTGCCGGCCAGGGGCCCTCTCACCCCCCGTCGACGCGGTGGCGAATGGACCGGCGTCGGATTGTCGAACAAAGTGGAGCCCGTGCTCCGCTCCGCATTCAACGACAACTGGCAGGCCCGCCCCAAGGTGAACCCGTTCGTCGAATTGTCCGGGGTATCCCTCCCGTTCCAGCCGGTGACCGTGCCGCACGACGCGATGATCGGGCAGGAACGGGTCGCCCCGGTCGAGTCGACCGGAGCCGAGGGTGGCGCCGGCACCTACTTCCCAGGAGGGACCTTCGAGTACCGCAAGACGTTCCACGTCCCCGAGGAACTCCGGGGCAAGCGGATCCTGTTCGAGTTCGAGGGCGTCCACCGCGACGCCACGGTGCACATCAACGGCGACTACGCCGGGCAACGCCCGTATGGCTACTCCCATTTCCACATCGATGCCGACCGGTCCCTGCGCTTCGGCGAGGACAACGAGATCCGCGTGGTGGCCCGCAGCCACCACGACTCCCGCTGGTACACCGGTGCGGGAATCTACCGCGACACCTGGATGCTGTTCACCGCTACGGCGCCGGGCTGCGACGTGGCCCAGACCACTGTCACAGCCACATGAGCGAGCACCCCATGGCCGACCCCGATGCCCCGCTCCGAGTCCACCGACTGAGAGAAAGACCATGTCTGCAGCTATCCCCGGACAGCCCACCCGAGTGCGACTGGAAGGGCTGGACCTGCTCATCGACGGTGCTCCCTTCGTTCTCCTCGGCGCCGAAGTACACAACTCCAGCTCCAGTACCCCGCAGGCCATCAGCACGGCCTTCGACAAGGTCAGCGCTCTGGGCGCGAACACGGTCCTCGCGCCCGTGGCCTGGGACCTGTGGGAGCCGTCGGAGGGAACCTTCGACACCGCCCTGCTCGATAGCATGATCACCGCGGCCCGTGAGCGCGGCCTGAAACTGGTGCCGCTGTGGTTCGGATCGTGGAAGAACGCCATGTCCTCGTACGTCCCGGCATGGGTCAAGCAGGACACCGACCGCTTCCCCCGGGCTCACACCACGACGAGCGGCCGGATCGAACACCTGTCACCGTTCGCCGCCGAGTCACGCGATGCCGATGCCCGCGCCTTCCACGCACTCATGGACCACCTGCGGGACGTCGACCAGCAACAGACCGCGGTAATGGTCCAGGTGGAGAATGAGGTGGGACTCCTCGGCGACTCCCGCGATCGCAGCCCGCTGGCCGAGAAGGCATTCCACTCCACGGTCCCGCCTGCCGTCGTCGAAGCCATCGCACGGTCTGGCCACCTGCCGGTGCACCAGGACTGGCTCGCGGCGGGATCGCGCCGCGAGGGGAGCTGGCCCGAGCTACTCGGCCAGGGGCCCAACGCCGACGAGGCGTTCATGGCCCACGCCTACGCCGCCTACATCGAGCACGTCGCCTCTGCCGGGCGGAAGGCCAACGACGTGCCGCTGTACGTCAACGCCTGGCTCGACGCCCCACTGGAACTGGACCTGCCCACAGGCCTGAACCGCGAGCAACCCCCGCAGGAAACCGCGCCCGAGACAGCCGGCACCGTCGCCCTCGCCGGCGGCCAGCAGCCCGGCACCTACCCCAGCGGCGGACCGCTCCCACGCGTCGCCCCGATCTGGCAGACCGCCGCCCCCACACTCGGCTTCCTGGCCCCGGACATCTACTTCGGCGACACCAACGCG
The nucleotide sequence above comes from Streptomyces sp. NL15-2K. Encoded proteins:
- a CDS encoding family 43 glycosylhydrolase, producing the protein MTSTERVICNPLDIAYRYQDIRFSGTVNGMKLGEPRRSVHREAADPSIVLYRGRYYMFASMSAGFWHSEDLVRWEYRATSKLPALDYAPDVREIDEALYLSASRKEDNCPFFRSIDPLSDDFVEVTPGAFPFWDPNLFQDTDNSVYLYWGCDNKTPLYGVRLSDTFSPIGDPSPLIRSDVSAHGWEQLGEDHVVVPPQTEREKLVALVEGTDPYIEGPWMTEHEGTYYLQYAAPATQLNTYADGYYTATSPLGPFEYSLDSPFSSKPGGFITGAGHGSTFQDRHGNWWHAATMRISVNDVFERRIGIFPAGFDDDGVLFCNQNFADFPLVVPDGPFDPWTPPAWMLLSYKADVVASSSASGHDPASAVDENVRTWWAAASREPGESLTVDLGVSKTVHSLQINLADHELSGVAPQASEGADMGHSWRGIFPSHQPAEIVVEISKDGQEWTFVRDSRSAGGDAPHAFIVLDAPQQTRFVRVTSGRLPFDGVFAISGVRVFGAGDGDAPCPVRARASRVDDRTARIEWDAVAGAIGYNIRYGRHPEKLYHSWLVYERTALDLRSLNAGAEYWVAVDAFGESGIASGESVSVK
- a CDS encoding MFS transporter; amino-acid sequence: MNLVFGALSHRTRGRLGRRTPSMLLGSAGCSVGLLICGFAANIPILIAGWLFFQFFVNAITAGLIAVVPDRVPTAHQGSYSAVYGVSLMAGAGVGTATAGAFVSRPSVGFFMFAVVVLISGTVMALLAPDRPSTDLQRSPLDARTLLASFSFPTRGARDFYLAGAGKFLFVIAAYSVSAFQLYILTDFIGLPKADAGGIISITALINLVLGLLFGSISGAHIRPSGASEDPGHGRRDRRRRRSADPRRVPVRPGAVHLHRHRRNWPGRVQLRGPGTQLYSADVATGAGRFRTDAPARKLPERAWQKLSAGCLRSSARTTARKA
- a CDS encoding TetR/AcrR family transcriptional regulator, with the protein product MTKQTKAASIGARGPRGAYAKTAEVRQKILDACIEAFGAGGFHGATMKEIAERAGISQTGLLHHFDSKAELLVEVLAAHERETAAIVREADDLDVLQTQLRVAHANETRPGLIQLHSIISSEATVSEHPAHELYRARYDSLRLHLTRIFAELRGRGRLKVDTKPDVLANLLVAVIDGLQIQWLYNPGAVDISTGIEAFIAGVIDDVV
- a CDS encoding sugar-binding domain-containing protein; protein product: MLRSAFNDNWQARPKVNPFVELSGVSLPFQPVTVPHDAMIGQERVAPVESTGAEGGAGTYFPGGTFEYRKTFHVPEELRGKRILFEFEGVHRDATVHINGDYAGQRPYGYSHFHIDADRSLRFGEDNEIRVVARSHHDSRWYTGAGIYRDTWMLFTATAPGCDVAQTTVTAT
- a CDS encoding DUF5597 domain-containing protein, which codes for MSAAIPGQPTRVRLEGLDLLIDGAPFVLLGAEVHNSSSSTPQAISTAFDKVSALGANTVLAPVAWDLWEPSEGTFDTALLDSMITAARERGLKLVPLWFGSWKNAMSSYVPAWVKQDTDRFPRAHTTTSGRIEHLSPFAAESRDADARAFHALMDHLRDVDQQQTAVMVQVENEVGLLGDSRDRSPLAEKAFHSTVPPAVVEAIARSGHLPVHQDWLAAGSRREGSWPELLGQGPNADEAFMAHAYAAYIEHVASAGRKANDVPLYVNAWLDAPLELDLPTGLNREQPPQETAPETAGTVALAGGQQPGTYPSGGPLPRVAPIWQTAAPTLGFLAPDIYFGDTNAICRDYTQATGRLFIPEMRRSPAGIGLMFTAIGEYGALGVAPFGVDSLPGDTPDGVALADAYRLLTAATDRTRAGARRVTGFMLDHERPTTRHSADPYTLAFDAPGPFRQSGGPAYGLVLQEERDQFLLVGRGFTTRFTAAQDARVGILSVEELDFDGRWTVTRRLGGDETSSGASVRLHSLDASQPAFFPIPLPLTSTGIVRVRLYTY